One window of the Archangium primigenium genome contains the following:
- a CDS encoding glutathione S-transferase family protein encodes MLTLHHLNHSRSQRILWLLEELELDYALVPHQRDAHTNLAPPELKSVHPLGKAPVLEDQGRVIAESGAIIDYVVRRHGGGRLAPPPDSVAFDAYVEWLHYAEGSAMLPFMLGLYLSRLGDAAAPLQPRLGSEVHNHLTYIANALGEHEYLVGDTFTAADIQVGFVLEAAQSSHALGRFTNLVAYLRRLHERPAYQRALLRGGPFDLSAMRKRKD; translated from the coding sequence ATGCTCACGCTCCACCACCTCAACCACTCCCGCTCCCAGCGCATCCTGTGGCTGCTGGAGGAGCTGGAACTCGACTACGCGCTCGTCCCCCACCAGCGCGACGCCCACACGAACCTCGCCCCCCCGGAGCTCAAGTCCGTGCACCCCCTGGGCAAGGCCCCGGTGCTGGAGGATCAGGGGCGGGTCATCGCCGAGTCCGGCGCCATCATCGACTACGTGGTGCGCCGCCATGGCGGGGGACGGCTCGCGCCCCCGCCGGACTCGGTGGCGTTCGACGCCTACGTGGAGTGGCTGCACTACGCCGAGGGCTCGGCCATGCTGCCCTTCATGCTCGGGCTCTACCTGAGCCGGCTCGGCGACGCGGCGGCGCCGCTCCAGCCCCGCCTGGGCAGCGAGGTGCACAACCACCTCACCTACATCGCCAATGCCCTGGGCGAGCACGAGTACCTGGTAGGTGACACGTTCACCGCCGCCGACATCCAGGTCGGCTTCGTGCTGGAGGCCGCTCAATCCAGTCACGCCCTGGGCCGCTTCACCAACCTCGTCGCCTACCTGCGGCGCCTGCACGAGCGGCCCGCCTACCAGCGCGCCCTCCTGCGCGGCGGCCCCTTCGACCTCTCCGCCATGCGCAAGCGCAAGGACTGA
- a CDS encoding YIP1 family protein, with the protein MRPLCPTCQRPFTPGATLCAACGASLLLEARPGDTLPVCAEHPTLRGLGTCERCGAFACARCLRTDALGGTRCARCEGLDPDQPLPWDQREALGTLPAFWKTLVQVMLRPDTLRLARAEDSVGSSLYFTLLCALPVCVVTGLLYLGIFNAMPSMMQYLLPPEKLKGDGSGLEMVRWMGWGFFAVSVFLGPPLFLLLTLASAAVDHLMLRVTGGVPRGFRVTLRANALSQAAWTLGAIPFLGTQVAPFWALVSRVYAYRGLHRTTWGPAFAGALLAPLLSCCLCGGGYLALLVFLFKHAP; encoded by the coding sequence ATGCGACCCCTCTGTCCGACCTGTCAGCGGCCCTTCACCCCAGGGGCCACCCTGTGCGCCGCCTGCGGCGCGTCCCTGCTCCTGGAGGCGCGTCCGGGAGACACCCTGCCCGTGTGCGCCGAGCACCCCACGCTCCGGGGCCTGGGCACCTGTGAGCGCTGTGGGGCGTTCGCCTGCGCGCGGTGTCTGCGCACGGATGCCCTGGGGGGCACGCGGTGCGCGCGGTGCGAGGGCCTCGACCCGGACCAGCCCCTGCCCTGGGACCAGCGCGAGGCGCTGGGCACGCTGCCGGCCTTCTGGAAGACGCTGGTGCAGGTGATGCTGCGGCCGGACACGCTGCGCCTGGCGCGCGCCGAGGACAGCGTGGGCAGCTCGCTGTATTTCACCCTGCTGTGCGCCCTGCCCGTGTGCGTGGTGACGGGGCTGCTCTACCTGGGCATCTTCAACGCCATGCCCTCGATGATGCAGTACCTGCTGCCCCCCGAGAAGCTCAAGGGCGATGGCTCGGGCCTGGAGATGGTCCGCTGGATGGGGTGGGGCTTCTTCGCCGTGAGCGTGTTCCTCGGCCCGCCGCTGTTCCTGCTGCTCACGCTGGCGAGCGCGGCCGTGGACCACCTGATGCTGCGCGTGACGGGCGGCGTGCCGCGCGGCTTCCGGGTGACGCTCCGGGCCAACGCGCTCTCGCAGGCCGCCTGGACGCTCGGCGCCATTCCCTTCCTCGGCACGCAGGTGGCGCCCTTCTGGGCGCTCGTGTCCCGCGTCTACGCCTACCGGGGACTGCACCGGACCACCTGGGGCCCGGCGTTCGCGGGGGCGCTGCTCGCGCCCCTGCTGTCCTGCTGCCTGTGCGGCGGCGGCTACCTGGCGCTGCTCGTCTTCCTCTTCAAGCACGCCCCCTAG
- a CDS encoding cytochrome P450, translating to MNTILPPHELWAPHVRAHPHPLYARMRREGAVFAQRDLARDIPVWVTTDYPTALEVLRDPRLTKDERLVPAEARQSRTPEMLAINRNMLMSDPPDHTRLRTLVSQAFTPRRVEALRPRVEAITHRLLDALPREGPVDLIDTFAFRLPVTVIAELLGVPPEDQDQFREWTGAITAPPTQARLEALRRASLGLKAYIQALAEQRRAAPRDDLISALLQAEEQGDRLSAEEFIGMVVLLLGAGHETTVNLIGNGVWALLRHPEQLERLRKDPSLAGPAVEEVLRYRGPVEVATHRWAREDLALRGQVVPAGHTVYVSLLAANHDPAQFPEPERFDITREPNRHLGFGFGIHYCVGAPLARLEATLALPLLFERLPRLRLAVAEHALPWSEGIIMHGMKQLPVAY from the coding sequence GTGAACACGATCCTGCCTCCCCACGAGCTGTGGGCACCCCACGTGCGCGCCCATCCGCATCCCCTCTACGCGCGCATGCGGCGGGAGGGGGCGGTGTTCGCCCAGCGGGACCTGGCGCGGGACATCCCCGTCTGGGTCACCACCGATTACCCGACGGCCCTGGAGGTGCTGCGCGACCCGCGCCTCACCAAGGACGAGCGTCTGGTGCCCGCCGAGGCGCGGCAGTCGCGCACGCCGGAGATGCTGGCGATCAACCGCAACATGCTCATGTCGGATCCACCGGACCACACGCGGCTGCGCACGCTCGTGTCCCAGGCGTTCACCCCGCGCCGGGTGGAGGCGCTGCGCCCGCGCGTGGAGGCCATCACCCACCGGCTGCTGGACGCGCTGCCGCGCGAGGGCCCCGTGGATTTGATCGACACCTTCGCCTTCCGGCTGCCCGTGACGGTCATCGCCGAGCTGCTCGGGGTGCCGCCCGAGGACCAGGATCAGTTCCGCGAGTGGACGGGGGCCATCACCGCCCCGCCCACCCAGGCGCGGCTGGAGGCGCTGCGCCGCGCCAGCCTCGGGCTCAAGGCGTACATCCAGGCGCTGGCGGAGCAGCGGCGGGCCGCGCCGCGCGATGACCTCATCAGCGCACTGCTCCAGGCCGAGGAGCAGGGGGACCGGCTGTCGGCCGAGGAGTTCATCGGCATGGTGGTGCTGCTGCTGGGCGCGGGCCACGAGACGACGGTGAACCTCATCGGCAATGGCGTGTGGGCGCTCCTGCGCCACCCCGAGCAGCTCGAGCGGCTGCGCAAGGACCCGTCCCTGGCGGGCCCGGCGGTGGAGGAGGTGCTGCGCTACCGGGGGCCGGTGGAGGTCGCCACCCACCGCTGGGCGCGGGAAGACCTCGCGCTGCGGGGCCAGGTGGTTCCCGCGGGGCACACCGTGTACGTCTCGCTGCTGGCGGCCAACCACGATCCCGCGCAGTTCCCCGAGCCCGAGCGCTTCGACATCACCCGCGAGCCCAACCGGCACCTCGGTTTTGGCTTCGGCATCCACTACTGCGTGGGGGCGCCCCTCGCGCGGCTGGAGGCCACGCTCGCCCTGCCCCTGCTCTTCGAGCGCCTGCCGCGCCTGCGCCTGGCGGTGGCGGAGCACGCGCTCCCCTGGAGCGAGGGCATCATCATGCATGGCATGAAGCAGCTGCCCGTGGCGTACTGA
- the mgtE gene encoding magnesium transporter, whose translation METQDPEPIFPHELRDAWPALSRDERVESFRLVPHATADDFFLSLSAQEQAALLLSLGPGERRTWLRLLAPDDAVDVIQGTPADLRASLLHELDESTRREVQALMAYAEDHAGGLMNPRFARVRPDMTLDEAISYLRRQTREKVETVYYAYVLDPQQQLLGVVSLRQLFQAAPDKRVADVMSRDLITVAEDMDQEAVSRVFAEHALMAIPVVDAQRHMKGIVTVDDIVQVVREEATEDIQKVGGMEALDAPYFDVGLLAMLKKRAGWLLVLFVGEMLTATAMGHFEDEIAQAVVLALFVPLIISSGGNSGSQATTLIIRSLALGEIRLRDWWRVARREVLAGVALGTTLGLVGIVRILVWQGLFHSYGEHAVRVALTVGLSLVGVVTWGTLSGSMLPFLLRRLGFDPASASAPFVATLVDVSGLVIYFSAASLILKGTLL comes from the coding sequence ATGGAGACCCAGGATCCCGAGCCCATCTTCCCGCACGAGCTGCGCGACGCCTGGCCCGCGCTCTCGCGCGATGAGCGCGTGGAGAGCTTCCGGCTCGTCCCCCACGCCACCGCCGACGACTTCTTCCTGTCCTTGTCCGCCCAGGAGCAGGCGGCGCTGCTGCTGTCGCTCGGGCCGGGCGAGCGGCGCACGTGGCTGCGGCTGCTCGCCCCGGACGACGCCGTGGACGTCATCCAGGGCACGCCGGCCGACCTGCGCGCGTCGCTCCTGCACGAGCTGGACGAGAGCACCCGCCGCGAGGTGCAGGCGCTGATGGCCTACGCCGAGGACCACGCGGGCGGCCTGATGAATCCCCGCTTCGCGCGCGTGCGGCCGGACATGACCCTCGACGAGGCCATCAGCTACCTGCGCCGCCAGACGCGCGAGAAGGTGGAGACGGTCTATTACGCCTACGTGCTCGACCCCCAGCAGCAGTTGCTCGGGGTGGTGTCCCTGCGCCAGCTCTTCCAGGCGGCGCCGGACAAGCGCGTGGCGGACGTGATGAGCCGCGACCTCATCACCGTGGCCGAGGACATGGACCAGGAGGCGGTGAGCCGGGTGTTCGCCGAGCACGCGCTCATGGCCATTCCGGTGGTGGATGCCCAGCGGCACATGAAGGGCATCGTCACCGTGGACGACATCGTCCAGGTGGTGCGGGAGGAGGCCACCGAGGACATCCAGAAGGTGGGCGGCATGGAGGCCCTGGACGCGCCCTACTTCGACGTGGGCCTGCTCGCCATGCTCAAGAAGCGCGCGGGCTGGCTGCTCGTGCTCTTCGTGGGCGAGATGCTCACCGCCACCGCCATGGGCCACTTCGAGGACGAGATCGCCCAGGCGGTGGTGCTCGCGCTCTTCGTGCCCCTCATCATCAGCTCGGGCGGCAACTCGGGCAGCCAGGCCACCACGCTCATCATCCGCTCGCTGGCGCTGGGGGAGATCCGCCTGCGCGACTGGTGGCGCGTGGCCCGGCGCGAGGTGCTCGCGGGCGTGGCGCTGGGGACCACCCTGGGCCTGGTGGGCATCGTGCGCATCCTCGTGTGGCAGGGGCTGTTCCACTCCTATGGCGAGCACGCCGTGCGGGTGGCGCTCACCGTGGGCCTGTCGCTCGTGGGCGTGGTGACGTGGGGCACGCTCTCCGGCTCCATGCTGCCCTTCCTGCTGCGCCGCCTGGGCTTCGATCCGGCGAGCGCCTCGGCGCCGTTCGTGGCCACGCTCGTGGACGTGTCCGGGCTGGTCATCTACTTCTCCGCGGCGAGCCTCATCCTCAAGGGCACACTGCTGTAG
- a CDS encoding VWA domain-containing protein: MTFTLPQVWILLVPLGLLVWKTGRRPGPPLVLRGLLLVLVLGALSGPSWTLRDAGGDVVVVVDRSRSMPGDAGREATETVALLEAQRRAGDRVGVIAFGREARVEQPLSEAGHFGGFTRPVDAEASDLSAALDAAGALIPPGRTGRVVVLSDGRATGADARGAARRLAARGLAVDFRQLAREDVPLDLAVLSLDTPTSVTAREPFQMTGVVRATAPVTGRVRLERNGRVLLQGPFDFQAGPNLLPLRDVVDTPGLVSYRLTVEAPGDGVVENDVGQAIVRVEGPPRVLLLTDSPEGTLARALRAAGLTLEVRAPFRLTLEALEGVGALVLENVDANRLGEPGLRAVAAYVEVAGGGLVMTGGRASFSEGGYRHSPVEPLLPVSLEMREEQRRIDVALSVLMDCSCSMGVQIPDGRTKMELAAEGVVGALTLLNPKDEASVAMVDTEVHRLFPMSPVERGLPLNEVARGFSGGGGIYVGTALREGRDQVLGSQKATRHVLLFSDAADSEQAADYRETLEALRQQKVTVSVIGLGTEKDPDAALLREIAERGGGRMYFAEDAASLPRIFSQETLTVARATFVDTPTSLEAAPDLPLLGPLPALGLPQVGGYNLAYLRPRASVALRTLDDHAAPVLALWPRGAGRAVAFLAEVDGEYTGELRTWTGLRGTLEGMVRWALGGAGGGGTAVARSERRGDRLRVSLDFAPGEALPGALPSLVVLPGDGRSAPVEVPLRWEDEERMVAEYTLPGSGSWHPVVKLGTRVLRAPPVTLPYAPEFEPGSRQEGLEVLRGVAAVGGGVELLSLTGVFARTPGSEGRVALAPWLVALALGALLAEVAVRRFLSGPRPLRRAPAASPAAAPPSPEPSPQAADVGDALDAARARARKRLGR; this comes from the coding sequence ATGACTTTCACTCTGCCCCAGGTGTGGATCCTCCTCGTGCCCCTGGGCCTGCTCGTGTGGAAGACGGGCCGGCGGCCCGGTCCCCCCCTGGTGCTGCGCGGGCTGTTGCTCGTGCTGGTGCTCGGCGCGCTGTCCGGCCCCTCGTGGACGCTGCGCGACGCGGGCGGCGACGTGGTGGTGGTGGTGGATCGCTCGCGCTCCATGCCCGGGGACGCGGGCCGCGAGGCCACGGAGACGGTGGCCCTGTTGGAGGCCCAGCGGCGCGCGGGAGACCGCGTGGGCGTCATCGCCTTCGGGCGCGAGGCGCGGGTGGAGCAGCCCTTGAGCGAGGCGGGCCACTTCGGGGGCTTTACCCGCCCGGTGGACGCGGAGGCCTCGGACCTGTCGGCGGCGCTGGACGCGGCGGGGGCGCTCATTCCCCCGGGCCGCACGGGGCGGGTGGTGGTGCTCTCGGACGGACGGGCCACCGGCGCGGATGCGCGCGGCGCGGCGCGGCGGCTCGCGGCCCGGGGGCTCGCGGTGGACTTCCGCCAGCTCGCCCGCGAGGACGTGCCCCTGGACCTGGCCGTGCTCTCCCTGGACACGCCCACGTCCGTCACCGCGCGCGAGCCCTTCCAGATGACGGGCGTGGTGCGCGCGACGGCGCCCGTCACGGGCAGGGTGCGCCTGGAGCGCAACGGCCGCGTGCTCCTCCAGGGCCCCTTCGACTTCCAGGCCGGCCCCAACCTGCTGCCCCTGCGGGACGTGGTGGACACGCCGGGCCTCGTCTCCTACCGGCTGACGGTCGAGGCGCCGGGGGATGGCGTGGTGGAGAACGACGTGGGCCAGGCGATCGTCCGGGTGGAGGGCCCGCCCCGGGTGCTGCTGCTCACCGACAGCCCCGAGGGCACGCTCGCCCGGGCCCTGCGCGCGGCGGGCCTGACGCTGGAGGTGCGCGCGCCCTTCCGCCTCACCCTGGAGGCGCTCGAGGGCGTGGGCGCGCTGGTGCTGGAGAACGTGGACGCCAACCGCCTGGGCGAGCCGGGCCTGCGCGCGGTGGCCGCGTACGTGGAGGTGGCGGGCGGCGGCCTGGTGATGACGGGCGGCCGCGCGAGCTTCTCCGAGGGCGGCTACCGCCACTCGCCCGTGGAGCCGCTCCTGCCCGTGTCCCTGGAGATGCGCGAGGAGCAGCGCCGCATCGACGTGGCCCTGAGCGTGCTCATGGACTGCAGCTGCTCCATGGGCGTGCAGATTCCCGACGGGCGCACGAAGATGGAGCTGGCGGCCGAGGGCGTCGTGGGCGCGCTCACCCTGCTCAACCCCAAGGACGAGGCGTCCGTGGCCATGGTGGACACCGAGGTGCACCGGCTCTTCCCCATGAGCCCGGTGGAGCGGGGCCTGCCGCTCAACGAGGTGGCCCGGGGCTTCAGCGGCGGCGGCGGCATCTACGTGGGCACCGCCCTGCGCGAGGGCCGCGACCAGGTGCTCGGCAGCCAGAAGGCCACGCGCCACGTGCTGCTCTTCTCGGACGCGGCGGACTCGGAGCAGGCGGCGGACTACCGGGAGACGCTCGAGGCGCTGCGCCAACAGAAGGTGACCGTCTCCGTCATCGGCCTGGGCACGGAGAAGGATCCGGACGCGGCGCTGCTGCGGGAGATCGCCGAGCGGGGCGGGGGCCGCATGTACTTCGCCGAGGACGCCGCGAGCCTGCCCCGCATCTTCAGCCAGGAGACGCTCACCGTGGCGCGCGCCACCTTCGTGGACACGCCCACCTCGCTGGAGGCGGCGCCGGACCTGCCCCTGCTCGGCCCGCTGCCCGCGCTGGGGCTGCCCCAGGTGGGCGGCTACAACCTGGCCTACCTCCGGCCGCGCGCGAGCGTGGCCCTGCGCACGCTGGATGACCACGCGGCCCCGGTGCTGGCGCTGTGGCCGCGGGGGGCGGGGCGCGCGGTGGCCTTCCTGGCGGAGGTGGATGGCGAGTACACGGGTGAATTGCGCACGTGGACGGGCCTGCGCGGGACGCTCGAGGGCATGGTGCGCTGGGCCCTGGGCGGCGCGGGCGGCGGCGGGACGGCGGTGGCGCGCTCGGAGCGGCGGGGAGACCGGCTGCGCGTGTCGCTGGACTTCGCGCCGGGCGAGGCCCTGCCCGGGGCGCTGCCCTCGCTGGTGGTGCTGCCGGGAGACGGGCGGAGCGCGCCGGTGGAGGTGCCGCTGCGCTGGGAGGACGAGGAGCGCATGGTGGCCGAGTACACGCTGCCGGGCAGCGGCTCCTGGCACCCCGTGGTGAAGCTGGGCACCCGGGTGCTGCGCGCGCCCCCGGTGACGCTGCCCTACGCGCCCGAGTTCGAGCCGGGCTCGCGCCAGGAGGGCCTGGAGGTGCTGCGCGGGGTGGCGGCCGTGGGCGGGGGCGTGGAGCTCCTGTCGCTCACCGGGGTATTCGCGCGCACCCCCGGCTCCGAGGGGCGGGTGGCGCTCGCGCCGTGGCTGGTGGCGCTCGCCCTGGGCGCGCTCCTGGCCGAGGTCGCCGTGCGCCGCTTCCTCTCGGGCCCGAGGCCCCTGCGGCGCGCCCCGGCCGCCTCCCCGGCCGCGGCGCCCCCGTCCCCCGAGCCGTCCCCGCAGGCCGCCGACGTGGGCGACGCCCTCGACGCGGCGCGGGCCCGGGCCCGGAAACGCCTGGGACGTTGA
- a CDS encoding patatin-like phospholipase family protein encodes MRSALAVFAALASLSPRPGLAEYKTNYADRPVALTISGGVSLGSYEAGVNWALVRVLREANAELVTVTGASAGNINTLLTAYSWCGVDPQFQTPEQSLFWKSWIPVGLDKLMPRNQFESGYADKNEGLFTRTAFQESLAHLAAISSLQAQQDCALRLGITLSKRDPGTLVIPAGKKDLDIPAMRYVVPFKAAAAKGQQLKFSAPTVDEIEAWNIKNLGLHLIPGEPGVEFPLDPQLRDYVLAASAFPYAFGSLWLSYWAPSKNGGGYASDTGVFLDGGVFDNIPVGLSLQLLTEGATTAPAPGTRQGLIFDIDPDQRRQSFPPASTPGNVPLAGIASVTAFLDGAVSSARKYELQTLERYGLRNAELRLTDRTTNVFGEYYFAFGAFTEQRFREMDFYLGLFDGLMSAAEWSCETVTAPLEQCVVGEVLAMKQQLQLASRSPISAYVVDRLLTWLYPAESGRRKVTPDPSGIGPQGDLTAPEVEVMLDVLTTREYGSFAELLDALRTTGSDKGVEWDAPVIAHPHGFFAEYSNRALTRALTIERANGTAGVIRPLAFANLVARSMAPQLEFEWDPSTIPDGRDGFATPAATVGHLLPYYLGFEFFPSGEFGFRAQWRPTVPLSSRWRLTFPVEAAWLGVSHGSRVGAGLGAKLMLASSVGMSADVAVGGGLWGRELVDRVRADSTTLWVDPSLQAGLTLFESFRVGYTYHPGPQLHGISLGLNDFNGIAYWLGRTVVGK; translated from the coding sequence GTGCGAAGTGCTCTCGCCGTGTTCGCCGCCCTGGCGAGCCTGAGCCCGAGACCTGGCCTGGCGGAGTACAAGACGAACTACGCGGACAGGCCCGTGGCGCTCACCATCAGCGGTGGGGTGAGTCTGGGTTCGTATGAAGCGGGCGTCAATTGGGCGCTCGTGCGCGTGCTGAGAGAGGCCAACGCAGAGCTCGTGACGGTGACGGGCGCGTCGGCGGGCAACATCAACACGCTCCTCACGGCCTACTCGTGGTGTGGCGTCGATCCCCAGTTCCAGACGCCAGAGCAGAGCCTCTTCTGGAAGTCGTGGATTCCCGTCGGCCTGGACAAGCTGATGCCTCGCAACCAGTTCGAATCGGGCTACGCGGACAAGAACGAGGGGCTCTTCACGCGCACGGCCTTCCAGGAATCGCTCGCGCACCTCGCGGCCATCTCCTCGCTGCAAGCCCAGCAGGACTGCGCGCTGCGCCTGGGAATCACCCTCTCCAAGAGAGACCCGGGCACCCTCGTCATTCCCGCGGGCAAGAAGGATCTGGACATTCCCGCGATGCGCTATGTCGTTCCGTTCAAGGCCGCCGCGGCCAAGGGCCAGCAACTCAAGTTCTCGGCGCCCACCGTCGATGAGATCGAGGCGTGGAACATCAAGAACCTGGGGTTGCACCTGATTCCAGGCGAGCCCGGGGTCGAGTTCCCCCTGGACCCGCAGCTGCGCGACTACGTCCTCGCGGCGAGCGCCTTCCCCTACGCCTTTGGCTCCCTGTGGCTGTCCTATTGGGCGCCCAGCAAGAATGGCGGCGGCTATGCCTCCGATACCGGCGTCTTTCTCGACGGAGGAGTCTTCGACAACATCCCGGTGGGTCTTTCCCTCCAACTGCTCACCGAAGGCGCCACGACCGCGCCCGCGCCAGGCACCCGCCAGGGCCTCATCTTCGACATCGACCCCGACCAGCGCCGCCAGAGCTTTCCCCCCGCGAGCACGCCCGGCAATGTCCCGCTCGCGGGAATCGCCTCGGTGACCGCGTTCCTGGATGGCGCCGTGTCCTCCGCGCGGAAGTACGAGCTGCAGACCCTCGAGCGGTACGGCCTGCGCAACGCGGAGCTCCGCTTGACCGACCGGACGACCAACGTCTTTGGTGAGTATTACTTCGCCTTCGGGGCCTTCACCGAGCAGCGCTTCCGCGAGATGGACTTCTATCTGGGGCTCTTCGATGGGCTGATGTCCGCCGCGGAATGGTCCTGCGAAACGGTGACCGCCCCCCTCGAGCAATGCGTTGTCGGCGAGGTGCTCGCGATGAAACAGCAGTTGCAGCTCGCTTCGCGCTCGCCCATCTCCGCCTACGTCGTCGATCGGCTGCTGACCTGGCTCTACCCCGCCGAATCGGGCCGCAGGAAGGTGACGCCCGATCCCAGTGGCATCGGTCCGCAGGGAGATCTCACCGCCCCGGAAGTCGAGGTCATGCTCGATGTGCTCACCACGCGGGAGTACGGCTCCTTCGCGGAGCTCCTCGACGCCCTGCGGACAACGGGCTCGGACAAGGGCGTGGAGTGGGACGCCCCCGTCATCGCCCATCCGCACGGGTTCTTCGCCGAGTACAGCAACCGAGCGCTCACGCGCGCGCTGACGATCGAGCGCGCCAATGGCACCGCGGGGGTCATTCGTCCCCTCGCGTTCGCGAACCTCGTGGCCCGCTCCATGGCGCCTCAACTCGAGTTCGAGTGGGATCCCTCCACGATTCCGGATGGAAGGGACGGCTTCGCCACCCCCGCGGCGACCGTGGGACACCTGTTGCCGTACTACCTGGGGTTCGAGTTCTTCCCCAGCGGGGAGTTCGGCTTCCGGGCGCAATGGAGGCCCACCGTGCCCTTGAGCTCCCGCTGGCGCCTGACCTTTCCCGTGGAGGCGGCCTGGTTGGGCGTTTCCCATGGCTCCCGGGTGGGCGCGGGCCTCGGCGCGAAGCTCATGCTCGCGTCCTCGGTGGGCATGAGCGCGGATGTCGCGGTGGGTGGAGGGCTCTGGGGGCGGGAGCTCGTCGACCGGGTGCGCGCCGACTCCACGACGCTGTGGGTCGATCCCTCCCTGCAGGCGGGACTCACGCTCTTCGAGTCCTTCCGGGTGGGCTACACCTACCACCCGGGGCCCCAGCTCCACGGCATCTCCCTGGGCCTCAACGACTTCAACGGCATCGCCTACTGGTTGGGGCGGACCGTCGTGGGGAAGTGA
- a CDS encoding lipoxygenase family protein has product MSSAQTVSSRSESSASEYQYNYTYVAPLAMAQGVPANQRPTLEWWGQVITQVLHIASNRLHWVQEQEQRKHGGAAPALSLHVDLSHVGVGALDLGHLQALPAPSTLAGKLFGELHEFGEAAELAGKAALLARKAFNQELGSVFDVLKLVLEAITTKPTGRPGSMQDYFNLFTTLPLPAAASSYEEDTTFAWMRVAGFNPLVLRRAHTLEDTLGLQDAALGAVLGEGDTVQRALDEGRLYLADYKALARVVNGNAPVSPKYCFAPRALFGLPAGSGLRQLRPLGIRCGQDASTYALFTPADGEAWLQAKTTVNVADVNYHEMISHLGHTHLLVEPFVVATHRNLPDDHPVSLLLRPHFEGTLYINNAAQAKLIAPGGDVDMLMAGTIQASRTVSVESLLDTQDFDFNQGMLPNALKQRDVNDPDLDYPYREDARLVWGAIENWVRAYVGLYYTSDTAVAQDTALQAWSAEVVAQEGGRVKGFGEDGVAGKLTTVDYLIQALTMLIFTGSAQHAAVNFAQAGVMTFVPLAPAAAYRAAPPNRADAALNPGLDQYPPLDMAAEQLSFLSLLGGVHHTKLGDYPFLWFKNLHVHGHLKNFQADLERIGATIQERNTTRRFPYPYFIPSAIPQSINI; this is encoded by the coding sequence ATGTCATCCGCTCAAACCGTGTCGTCGCGCAGCGAGTCGTCCGCGTCCGAGTACCAGTACAACTACACGTACGTCGCGCCCCTCGCGATGGCCCAGGGAGTTCCCGCCAACCAGCGGCCCACGCTGGAGTGGTGGGGACAGGTCATCACGCAGGTGCTCCACATCGCGAGCAACCGCCTGCACTGGGTCCAGGAGCAGGAGCAGCGCAAGCACGGCGGCGCGGCGCCGGCCCTCTCGCTGCACGTGGACCTGTCGCACGTGGGCGTGGGCGCGCTGGACCTCGGCCACCTCCAGGCCCTGCCCGCGCCCTCCACGCTGGCCGGCAAGCTGTTCGGCGAGCTGCACGAGTTCGGCGAGGCCGCCGAGCTGGCCGGAAAGGCCGCGCTCCTGGCCCGCAAGGCCTTCAACCAGGAGCTGGGCAGCGTGTTCGACGTGCTCAAGCTGGTGCTCGAGGCCATCACCACCAAGCCCACGGGCCGGCCGGGCTCGATGCAGGACTACTTCAACCTCTTCACCACCCTGCCCCTGCCCGCGGCGGCCTCGAGCTACGAGGAGGACACCACCTTCGCTTGGATGCGCGTGGCGGGCTTCAACCCGCTCGTGCTGCGCCGCGCGCACACGCTCGAGGACACGCTCGGCCTCCAGGACGCGGCGCTCGGCGCCGTGCTCGGCGAGGGCGACACCGTCCAGCGCGCCCTGGACGAGGGCCGCCTGTACCTGGCGGACTACAAGGCGCTCGCGCGCGTCGTCAACGGCAACGCCCCCGTGAGCCCCAAGTACTGCTTCGCGCCTCGCGCCCTGTTCGGCCTGCCCGCGGGCAGTGGGCTGCGGCAATTGCGTCCCCTGGGCATCCGCTGTGGCCAGGACGCGAGCACCTATGCGCTCTTCACGCCCGCCGACGGGGAGGCCTGGCTGCAGGCCAAGACGACCGTCAACGTGGCGGACGTGAACTACCACGAGATGATCTCCCACCTGGGCCACACCCACCTGCTCGTGGAGCCCTTCGTGGTGGCCACCCACCGCAACCTCCCGGACGACCATCCGGTGAGCCTGCTCTTGCGGCCGCACTTCGAGGGCACGCTCTACATCAACAACGCCGCGCAGGCGAAGCTCATCGCCCCCGGCGGAGACGTGGACATGCTGATGGCGGGCACCATCCAGGCCAGCCGCACCGTCTCCGTGGAGTCACTGCTCGACACCCAGGACTTCGACTTCAACCAGGGCATGCTGCCCAACGCCCTGAAGCAGCGGGACGTGAACGACCCCGACCTGGACTACCCCTACCGTGAGGACGCGCGGCTCGTGTGGGGCGCCATCGAGAACTGGGTGCGGGCCTACGTGGGCCTCTACTACACCTCGGACACGGCGGTGGCCCAGGACACCGCGCTCCAGGCCTGGAGCGCCGAGGTGGTCGCCCAGGAGGGAGGCCGGGTGAAGGGCTTCGGCGAGGACGGCGTCGCCGGCAAGCTGACCACGGTGGACTACCTCATCCAGGCCCTCACCATGCTCATCTTCACCGGCAGCGCCCAGCACGCGGCGGTGAACTTCGCCCAGGCCGGGGTGATGACGTTCGTGCCGCTCGCCCCCGCGGCCGCCTACCGCGCCGCGCCGCCCAACCGCGCCGACGCCGCGCTCAACCCGGGCCTGGATCAGTACCCGCCCCTGGACATGGCCGCCGAGCAGCTCAGCTTCCTGTCCCTGCTCGGCGGGGTGCACCACACGAAGCTCGGGGACTACCCCTTCCTGTGGTTCAAGAACCTGCACGTGCACGGCCACCTGAAGAACTTCCAGGCGGACCTGGAGCGCATCGGCGCCACCATCCAGGAGCGCAACACGACGCGCCGCTTCCCCTACCCCTACTTCATCCCCTCGGCCATCCCCCAGAGCATCAACATCTGA